From the Acidobacteriota bacterium genome, the window TTGCGGATTGTTTCATTCAGTATTCCTACTTGGTGCTTGGAGTTTATTTCTTCAGATATTGATCGAACCAGTCAATCGCCATCTTGATCGCTTCGTTGCGCGATTCGCGGTAAATGCCGTAGTGAGTGATGTTGGGAATCGAAACGTACTTCTTCTTCGTTCCCGGCATTCGATCATAGGCGATTTTAGCGTGATCTTTATTGTCGAAGAGTTCTTCTTTTTCCGCAACGATGAACAGCACGGCACAATCTTTGACCTTGGGCGCTTCGTCGCTGGGCAAATAATGAATCAGCTTGTCGCGAATCGGCGCGCCGATCAGATTGCCGATGACTTTGGCGCGCGGTTCGGGGTAGCCGATTTCGCCGTGCGCGCGTTTGGTCGCTTCGTCGTAAGTCAGTTTGCGGTTTTCTTCGTCGGCCATCACCCAGCGCGAATCGAATGCGCCTACCTGGCTTACAATCGCTTTGACGCGCGGATCGCGGGCGGCGACAAAAAACACGTGGCCGCCGGAATAGCTGGAACCGCGCAACCCTACGCGCTGTTTATCCACGGCGGGTTCGCCCATTGCCCAGTTGATGACCGTGAACCAATCGGTCAACTGCTCCATCGGGTCAACGTATTCGCGCAATTCTTCGACCTGCGCGGTGAATCGCCGCCCTTCTTTTTTCTCCGGCGGAGCCGCGAGGATAATGCGTCCATCGCTTTGCCCCCAGCCGCGATAATCAAAGGCAATCACCAGATAGCCGGCGTTCGCCAGCGCCAGCGAATCCCAGCGGAAGTTCGCCGCCGTGCCACCCCAACCGTGCGCTTGAATGACGGTCGGCAAAGGTTTTCCGGCCAGAGATTTCAGCGAATACAACTCCGCGTGAATGCGCACGCCTTCGCTGATGATTTTTGCCGTGCGGAATTCGATGTTTTCCGGCGCTTTGAACGCGGGCGCGGTTTGTTGTGGTTGCGCCGCCGGATCAGGCGGTCGCGTGGGATTCGTTTGCTGCGCAAAGGCCGCGCCGGTTCCGATCAGCAGCGCGAAAATGGCGGGAAGAATTTTGTTTGAAAGACGCTTGGTCATGGTTTCTGTTCCTTGCAGTCGGTTTTGATGCCGCCGATAGCTTCTCGTCGCGGTTGATCCACAACGATGGCTCTGCCAACGCTCAGAGCTTTGACGGAATGAAGCGTGTTTGGCGGTATGACGGCCACGGCTCCTGGGCCGGCAACTTGAGTTTGCCCGTCAATCGTGACTTCAAGTTCGCCTTCCAGAATGTGCCAAACCTCTTCGTTGGAATGAAAGTGTTCGTGAATCGAAGCTCCCGCTTCGATGTCGTAATAACCGAAGGTCATGGTTTCCGAATTGATAAAGCGCCCTTTCCAGCCCGGACGCGGCTCTTTGGTTTCCAACCGATTGGTGTTGATGAACGGCATTGCGCCTTCTCTTAAAAGTTCATGACCTTCGGCTCAACTTCTGACGGCTCAGCGTTTGTCAGCAGTTTGAGTTGATTGTTGTAGCTTGCCGCCTTTTGCCGAAACCATCAACTTGACTAACTCTTCGGTGACTTTCGGCTCCAGGCCTTCGGTGTGGCCTTTGTCAACGCGCACGACATCGGCGACCACCCGGCCATCTTTACAATCCGGGAAGGCGTACATCTGCGCTTTGCCCGGCGCAGGCAGCAACCCCCAACCCGGACGCAGCAGGTTCAGCCGTGAACTGTCATAAACGTAACCCGCCTTGGTATCAACAATCTCTTCCGGCGCGCGGCGCGGGCCACAGGAATACTTCCTGGCCCATTCGGAAGTTTCGGGCACGCCTTTTTCATCCACTTCGCGCTGACCGGTTTCGTAAATAAACGAGAAATCGCCGGTCGGAAGTTCGCGCAACGCAGCCATTGCCGAAGCCATGGATGAAGCGCCCGCCGGTGGAGCCGTCGCAGTTGCCGCAGGGGCGGCGGCGCCTGTCGGCGCAAAGGTCGCCGAGCGCCCCGGATTTCCGCCCAACCGTCCGCCAGACAGGCTCAGCCAGCCATCGGCTCTCTCTTTGAAAAACTCCGTGCGAATCAAGCGATTGGAAGTCATGCCGCCTTGCGAATGGCCGACCAGCCAAAACGCCTTGATGTTTTCCTTGCCGAGTTGGTCAACCACGAAATTGACGATGTTCTGCAGATACTGGTCATCGGCATCCGACCACACACGCGTTGGCGAATTCGGAGTGGCGATTACCAAACGGTATTTGTCTTTGTAATCCATCAGCGGAAAGTAGTTGCGCTGCCAGTTTCCGTACGATCCTGCGCCGTGCAGGCTGAGGATGAACGTGACTTTTTCGCCTTTCTTCAAATCGCAGGGGTAATCCAGAAAGTACGTACGGCGCGTTTTCATCTCCACCACATTGCCCTGGTTGATGACCATTGGGCCGCTGCATTCGCTGTCGGGGCAATGCAGATAAGGCGTTGTGGTGCAGGTCGTGCCCGCAAACCGGAATGGTTGATCCTGCGCGCTGGCCAGTCCGGCCATCACGACAACCACGCTCAGCAAAACCAACAATCTGGTGAAGTTGATGGACTCTTTCATGTCGTTTTCTCCTCAATAACGTTGGTAGGTTCCTTTGATCTTCCCTTGTCCGACGCCGGGTTTGCTGAAATCACAAACGCCGGTTGGGAAAATTGCTTTCATGCGCGTTTTCTGGGCATCGGTGAAATTGATTTTGTAATCGGTGAAATTGACGGGTTTGAGCTGGCATTTGCCGATGTCGTTGGTGAGCGGCGCTCCGGCAACCATGCGCGGTTCGCTGTGCACCGGGTACAGTTGATTGCATTTTCCTTTGCCGTCAAACGTCGCCTTTTCGACGATCTTGTTTCCGGCGGCGTCCCAGCAAGCGTCCACGGCGTTGGCAGGTTTATGACGAACGACTTTGTCGGCCGAAAGCGGGGCGGGATCGGCAACAATCGCGTCCAACCATTTGTTCATTGTGTCCAGTGAAAGCGCGGCTAAATCAACGGCGGGCGTTTTGCCTCTTTCCGGTTGCGGCCCAAGCCAGATGATTTGATTGTCGGAACGCCCATTGGCGCGTTCCAGTCGAGCGCGAATCGTCAAATCGCGATGGCGGTCGTGAATGTCGCCGATTGCGTCTGTATAACCGCGCGCGTGCAGAATCGGCACGTTTGCCAACCCTCCGCCGCCGGAATTGACCAAACCGCTCGCGTACAACCCCCGCAACGCAATCTCATCGCCAATGGAACGCTGCGGGATGAAGCCGCCATCAATGTCGTTGCCGCCGATTTTTTCGTTGAGTTCCAGAAACTCATCCACGCTGATGCTGCCGCTGTTCAGCGCAGCCAAACCGTATTGCAATCCTATGTTGTCCTGCGGTTTTCGGGCAAAGCCCGTTTTCGGATCGCGGCCGTAAATGTTTGCGCGCATTTCCTGCATCGTGCAGCGCGCGCCTTTGGGATTGGTGACGGGATCGTAAATTTTGCTATCGTCGTTCATTGCGCAACCGCGTTTGTTGGTCGCTGTCAGCACCGGCACGAATGACCGCTCCCAGGCGGCGCAGGTTCCCGGCGTGAAACCTTCGACAGCGGTTTTCTTCGCCTGCGTCCAGACCGCCGGATCGGCTTTGCGCCAGAAGTTTTGCAGCAATCCGCAATCCGCCGTGTGCAGCGATGAATCGGGGAAGGATGCCGTCGGCTGCAACCCATCGAGCAAGCCCGGATAAATTTGCGTGATGACCAGTTGTTGAATGGCTCCGCCCGAACCGCCGTTGCCGACTGTCCATTTCGGCACGCCGTAGCGTTCGATGAAATACTCCTTCAGCATCATCAGCGTTTCACCCTGTAAAACCGCGTTGCCGTGTTGCTGATTGACCAGCTCGGTCGAAATCATGAAAGCGAATCCGCGCGACAAATACATGTGACTCAGCGCAGCGCTGGCTTGATTGGTTCCCTGGTTGTATTGCGTGCCTGCGCCTCCGCCGAAGCTGACGGCGAGTTTGTGGTTCCACCCCGTGCCGGGCGTCCATTGCCCGCCGCTGGTTTCCGGATTGGGATCATCCAAAATCGCAATGCGGTAAATGCTGCGATTGATGGTTCCCGAATCCACGCGAACGATGTAGGGCACGGTTTTGCCGTCGTAAGTCGTTGTCGTCACCAAATCCGCTGGGCGCGCGGCTGGATCAACCAGCGGTTTGAAAGTGTTGTTCGTGGCTCGATAAAAGTATTCGATCTTTTGTTTGGCGGTACAGTTGGCGTCCAGCGGTTGGCCCAAACCCGATTCGACCGTTCGGCATTCATAAGGCGTCAGATGCGGCCCCGAAAGAATCGGCCCCGTGATTGGATAATTCGTGACTTTCAAACTTGCCTGTGCTTTTCCGGCTTTGGCAACCAGTGTATTTTCGCCAACGCTCAAACCGCTAATCAAGCCGCGCAAACTCGCGCCTTCCGGCTTCAACTGGTTGGTGACATCCTTGCCGTTGAGCATCAGCGTCATCTGGTTAGTTTTGATTCCGGCTGGAGCGTTGACTTCGATCAAAGCGTCGCCGCCGCTGACCAGGTCGGCGCGCGATGACAACGTTTTGATCTCCAAGCGTGTGGCAGACTGTGAATGTCCGGCGTTACCGCCGACGCTCGTCACCAGCCCCAAAGCAACAAGTGCCAAACTGAGCGAACGACAGACACGAAAAGACATCATCGTGGAAAAGCTCATGACGAACTCCATTATTTCTGCGGATCGTTTCCGTTGATGAATTTGACCAGGCTCTGCGCGTATTCTTTCGGGATATACGGCGCAGCGATGGCGGTCAGATGTGATTTTCCGGGCAACACGACGCTGGTGAAGTTTCTGGCTTCGCGCCACATGCGATGAGTTTTCGCCAGAGGCCGGTCGTATTCGCCGTTGATCGCCAGCAAAGGAATGTCCAGTTTTGTCAGGTCGAACGGCGGAGCGGTTGGCGTTGTGCGAGTCGTCGTTCCGCCAGTTGCCGGTGTGGTTGTGGCAGCGCGCGGTTGCGGTGGAGTCGCCGCCAACTTTTCTGCCTCCTCGCGGTTCATTCCATTATCCATCGCGTGGCGAATGCGTAAGTTCCGGCTCGCGGTGTCTTCGTCAGGGTCGCGCCCTTCCTTGTCTTTCGGCACTTTCGCGCGCCATTCCGGATCGGTTTCGGGAATGCCCGACCCGCCAAAGCTGGCGGTGATGATGCGGTCGGGAATTAACCCGAGCAACCGCCCGACGATTGCGCCGCCCATTGAATAGCCATGCAAATGCGCTTTCTGGATTTTCAGATGATCCATCATTTCGATGACATCTTCGGCACGGCCAGGGCCATTCAGTTGAGGTTTGTCACTCTTGCCGTGATTGCGACAATCCAGCGCAATGACTTGATGATTTTTGGCCAGCGCTTCGGCTACTCCATTGCGAAACCAATTGCCCAGCGCGCTGCCCGTGTACCCGTGAATCAGAATGACCGGCGTACCTTTGCCGATCGTGTAGTAAACAATCTTCACTCCGTCTTTGGTCTTGAAGGAATCTTCTTTTGGTTTGGGTTGGGCGTTGGCCACGCCTGTGAACAACAGCAAGCACAGCGCGATCAGGAATGTGTTGAATCGTTTCATGGCGTCTCCTCTGGAAAAGTAGTGCAACCAGCCATGGCTCTGCGCTACTTTCGGCAAAATCGAATTAAGTAGGCGGCGCAACCATGGCTGGTTGCGCTACTGCCGCTGCATGATTTTCACTGTTTCATGGCGTTCTTTGGCTCCAATCCCAGATGTTCGCGGAACCAGGCGGCGGCTGCATTGGAGCTGATTTCAAATGCTTCGCCGATGTACATCTCAAAATGCGTGATGCCGGGAACGATCAAGAGCTTTTTCGGGCCGGTCAGCACGTCCATCGCCGCAATGGCGTTTTCTTTGTTGTTGATCAGTTCTTCTTTTTCCGCCGGGATCAGCAACACCGGACGGTCGCCGATGGCTTTCAAATAATGGAACGGGCGATATTCGGCGACCATCTGCGTGGTTTCCATATCTACCATCCGCCGATACGAAAAGCCTGTTTCAAACTCGCCACCTTTTCCGGTACGAGCGCGCTGGATCGCATCTTCCAGCGCCTTGCCGCGAAGCGGGACAGGTCCAACCGGTGAATTTTTGCCGGAAATGGCCGGGACCTGTCCAACAATGGCTTTGACGCGTGAATCCAGGGCGGCAACGACAATCACGTTACCGCCAGCAAAGCTCGATCCCCAAATACCGATGCGGTCGGGGTCAACGCCGGGTTCGCCTTGCAAGTAGGAAATGGCATTGCGGTAATCTTCGACCTGTTTCAGCGGAATCAGCCGCGTGCGTTTCGTCACCGTTTCGACTTTGCCGTTGCTATATCGCACATCATCGCGAACAGGTTCTTTTTCGCCACGGCTGACGGTGGGCTGCGCTTGCGCAATAAAGCCGTCGCTCGAACCCCAGCCGCGATAATCAATCACCATCGCCACCAATCCTCGTTCGGCGAAGCGCGCGGCGTATTTTTCAATCGAAAAATGGTTTCCCGCCCAGCCTTGTCCCAGCACAATGCCCGGCGTTTTGCCGGTCGCGGAAAATCCTTTGGGAAAAAAGATTTTGCCGTAACAGGCGACGCCGTCGCTGTAATAGGTGATTTCGCGCGTGGTGACGCCTTCGGCCAGGGTGTACACCCAATCCGGCGGCCAAAGTCCGGTTTTGAGTTTCTTTTCCTGCTGTTTGTCCTGCGCGAAAGTCGTCAGCGACAACAACAGTGCGATCAGGGTGCAAAGGAAACGTTTGTTCATAATGTTCTCCAGTTTCATTGATCCGAACAAAAAGCTTAATCGCCCCGTTCACTGCCTCCTCTGGTTCCGGGCGCGGCGGGCGCTTGCATCCAGTATTTTCTGATTTCGCTGCGCGGATCATTTTCAACGCGCGTGTCGGTGTCGAAGATCATCGTCGCGCGCGTGGTGGTATCGTAAGCCGACCAACGCGGAATGCGCGAATTGTTCGGATCGCCGGTTTTGGCAAAGGCCACCCAGGTCGATGCCAGACGTTCGCACATCACTTTGCCGCCGGGCGAACCGACGCCGACGATGGTGTCGCGCACGTTGTAAAACGAAGCCGCCACGTCAATGCCGTGCACAGCGCCGAATTTGCCGCCGAAGCCGGGGCTTTCCCAATTCCACAAATACATATAAGCGGGCGCTTTGCCCAGCGCCACTTTTCGCTCCGCCTGGGTGATTGCCGAGCGGCGGAAGCCTGCGTCTGTGAAAACCTGCGCCTGAATCAGGAAAGGCGATTTCTGGGGATACCGTTGCCGGTACATCGCCAAAATTTCCTCGGCTTTGTCGCCATAACGTTGGCTCAGAATCGTCTTTAACCCCGCTTCGTCCAGGTTGAAGTTGGTCAGGCTGAGCGCGGCGTCTTCCAGCGTGGTCGAGATAATCATCGGCACGTCTGCCGATTCGGATGGCGCAACCGGATCAAAGGGATGATGCGGCAGAATCGCGCCGTCCATCACCGGAGCAAAGCCCGCGATGCCGGTCTGCGCTTCGAGCAATTGCTGCCACGAAACTTTCTGGATGTCAGGGATGCGTGTTTTCGGGATTTCCAGTTTGGCGAGCAATTGTTCGGCGGCTTTGGTGGCTGTTTCGCGCGTGGTGAAGCGCAATGAAGAGCCGCTTTGCACCGCCGCGCGATGAAATAATCCCTTGGCCGACGGCGTCGCCAGAATCGCCGAGGTCTTCGCCCCGCCGCCCGATTGGCCGAAGATCATCACACGATTGGGATCACCGCCGAAGTTTTCGATATTGTCGTGCACCCATTGCAGCGACGCGACCAAATCCATAATGCCCGCCACACCCGCGTTGGCGAATTCAGGCGGCGCGCCCAGATCGGCCAGATGCGTGTACCCGAAGCTGGCCAGGCGATGATTGACCGTCACCACCACCACGTCGCCGAAAAGCGCCAATTGCGCGCCGTCGAACCCCGGTGCATTCCCCGAACCGGTTGCGTATCCGCCGCCGTGAAACGAAACCAGCACAGCGCGTTTGGCATTGTCATTGACGCCCGGCGTCCAGACGTTGAGCACCAGGCAATCTTCGCCCATGCCGCCATTCTGCTGATCCCACATAATCATCATTCCGTATTCCGAGCGCAGACTGGACGGCGTCTGCGGACAGACTTGCCCGTGCCCGAAACATTCGCGTACCCCGGTCCACGAAGCGGGTTTGCGCGGCGGCATAAAACG encodes:
- a CDS encoding alpha/beta hydrolase, whose product is MKRFNTFLIALCLLLFTGVANAQPKPKEDSFKTKDGVKIVYYTIGKGTPVILIHGYTGSALGNWFRNGVAEALAKNHQVIALDCRNHGKSDKPQLNGPGRAEDVIEMMDHLKIQKAHLHGYSMGGAIVGRLLGLIPDRIITASFGGSGIPETDPEWRAKVPKDKEGRDPDEDTASRNLRIRHAMDNGMNREEAEKLAATPPQPRAATTTPATGGTTTRTTPTAPPFDLTKLDIPLLAINGEYDRPLAKTHRMWREARNFTSVVLPGKSHLTAIAAPYIPKEYAQSLVKFINGNDPQK
- a CDS encoding alpha/beta hydrolase, with translation MKESINFTRLLVLLSVVVVMAGLASAQDQPFRFAGTTCTTTPYLHCPDSECSGPMVINQGNVVEMKTRRTYFLDYPCDLKKGEKVTFILSLHGAGSYGNWQRNYFPLMDYKDKYRLVIATPNSPTRVWSDADDQYLQNIVNFVVDQLGKENIKAFWLVGHSQGGMTSNRLIRTEFFKERADGWLSLSGGRLGGNPGRSATFAPTGAAAPAATATAPPAGASSMASAMAALRELPTGDFSFIYETGQREVDEKGVPETSEWARKYSCGPRRAPEEIVDTKAGYVYDSSRLNLLRPGWGLLPAPGKAQMYAFPDCKDGRVVADVVRVDKGHTEGLEPKVTEELVKLMVSAKGGKLQQSTQTADKR
- a CDS encoding acetylxylan esterase, encoding MNKRFLCTLIALLLSLTTFAQDKQQEKKLKTGLWPPDWVYTLAEGVTTREITYYSDGVACYGKIFFPKGFSATGKTPGIVLGQGWAGNHFSIEKYAARFAERGLVAMVIDYRGWGSSDGFIAQAQPTVSRGEKEPVRDDVRYSNGKVETVTKRTRLIPLKQVEDYRNAISYLQGEPGVDPDRIGIWGSSFAGGNVIVVAALDSRVKAIVGQVPAISGKNSPVGPVPLRGKALEDAIQRARTGKGGEFETGFSYRRMVDMETTQMVAEYRPFHYLKAIGDRPVLLIPAEKEELINNKENAIAAMDVLTGPKKLLIVPGITHFEMYIGEAFEISSNAAAAWFREHLGLEPKNAMKQ
- a CDS encoding cupin domain-containing protein; the encoded protein is MPFINTNRLETKEPRPGWKGRFINSETMTFGYYDIEAGASIHEHFHSNEEVWHILEGELEVTIDGQTQVAGPGAVAVIPPNTLHSVKALSVGRAIVVDQPRREAIGGIKTDCKEQKP
- a CDS encoding acetylxylan esterase — translated: MTKRLSNKILPAIFALLIGTGAAFAQQTNPTRPPDPAAQPQQTAPAFKAPENIEFRTAKIISEGVRIHAELYSLKSLAGKPLPTVIQAHGWGGTAANFRWDSLALANAGYLVIAFDYRGWGQSDGRIILAAPPEKKEGRRFTAQVEELREYVDPMEQLTDWFTVINWAMGEPAVDKQRVGLRGSSYSGGHVFFVAARDPRVKAIVSQVGAFDSRWVMADEENRKLTYDEATKRAHGEIGYPEPRAKVIGNLIGAPIRDKLIHYLPSDEAPKVKDCAVLFIVAEKEELFDNKDHAKIAYDRMPGTKKKYVSIPNITHYGIYRESRNEAIKMAIDWFDQYLKK
- a CDS encoding carboxylesterase/lipase family protein; its protein translation is MPKQHKHPRNRRDFLKGLSLSVAVASIAPATSAQTPSTTARPAAGSASQLFHTVETTSGKVQGIATAGIKEFKGIPYGASTGGKNRFMPPRKPASWTGVRECFGHGQVCPQTPSSLRSEYGMMIMWDQQNGGMGEDCLVLNVWTPGVNDNAKRAVLVSFHGGGYATGSGNAPGFDGAQLALFGDVVVVTVNHRLASFGYTHLADLGAPPEFANAGVAGIMDLVASLQWVHDNIENFGGDPNRVMIFGQSGGGAKTSAILATPSAKGLFHRAAVQSGSSLRFTTRETATKAAEQLLAKLEIPKTRIPDIQKVSWQQLLEAQTGIAGFAPVMDGAILPHHPFDPVAPSESADVPMIISTTLEDAALSLTNFNLDEAGLKTILSQRYGDKAEEILAMYRQRYPQKSPFLIQAQVFTDAGFRRSAITQAERKVALGKAPAYMYLWNWESPGFGGKFGAVHGIDVAASFYNVRDTIVGVGSPGGKVMCERLASTWVAFAKTGDPNNSRIPRWSAYDTTTRATMIFDTDTRVENDPRSEIRKYWMQAPAAPGTRGGSERGD